One stretch of Armigeres subalbatus isolate Guangzhou_Male chromosome 2, GZ_Asu_2, whole genome shotgun sequence DNA includes these proteins:
- the LOC134212246 gene encoding ATP-dependent DNA helicase PIF1, with the protein MDPNNASLTCVATVVWSNALGTTTRKIVYKQATLRLVRNTLKEMFLEISGEKVNTIKLKLKGIQVRSKFMAEGKSTIEFNEEKCSCFLSNAPPGLLVQFLKIIFVKITSDQTSNGESKEEMLKKTRAHLLSGKANQFDDISPVTNVELARAKKLAVGTGSVTTPPAAQKRRRLSGDEQRPAPKKLYVPSPLVADMQAETLNEQQKQILEACKAGRSIFFTGSAGTGKSFLLRKIISTLPPDGTVATASTGVAACLIGGTTLHSFAGIGSGEASLSRCYEMATRANSGSIWRKCKRLIIDEISMVDGSYFEKIEAVARYVRKSDKPFGGVQLILCGDFFQLPPVVKQDPSVRNALSQDDSKAVRFAFETKAWKECVQQSYELTVVHRQKDPAFVSILNSIRIGRVTPEIRDRLAATSKQRIEVEGILATQLCSHTSDADRINQSKLSNLPGEDKTYIATDSDSYMTKQLDQQVQAPGKLILKLGAQVMLLKNLNISEGLVNGARGVVLNFVQGYPLIKFKKRELLVKPEKWSIKTAGAVIVTRSQLPLKLAWAFSIHKSQGLTLDCVEMSLSKVFEAGQAYVALSRAQSLDSLRVLSFDGKEVWANPKVLEYYRDLRREIRDRELVTPMAVSKKKDGGLKKSLSSMGLTKSMMSKPLVTIN; encoded by the exons gAATCCAAGTGCGTTCCAAGTTCATGGCGGAAGGAAAGTCTACCATCGAATTCAACGAAGAGAAATGTTCCTGCTTTCTGTCCAACGCTCCGCCGGGATTGCTAGTTCAgtttctgaaaataattttcgtaaagATCACTTCTGACCAAACATCCAACGGAGAATCCAAAGAGGAAATGCTCAAGAAAACCCGTGCTCACCTGCTGTCCGGTAAGGCGAATCAGTTCGATGACATTAGCCCGGTCACTAACGTTGAGTTGGCACGGGCTAAAAAGCTGGCCGTGGGCACGGGATCGGTGACCACGCCTCCAGCTGCGCAAAAGAGAAGACGCCTCTCCGGTGATGAGCAGAGACCAGCGCCGAAGAAGTTGTACGTTCCGTCGCCGTTGGTTGCGGACATGCAAGCGGAAACACTGAACGAACAGCAAAAGCAGATACTGGAGGCATGTAAAGCGGGACGTAGCATTTTCTTTACAGGCTCCGCCGGAACGGGCAAAAGTTTCCTTCTGAGAAAGATTATTTCAACTCTTCCGCCGGACGGAACGGTTGCCACGGCATCGACCGGTGTCGCTGCCTGTCTGATAGGTGGTACGACGCTGCACTCGTTCGCCGGGATCGGTAGTGGAGAAGCTTCGCTGAGCCGATGCTATGAAATGGCAACCAGGGCGAATTCCGGCTCCATTTGGAGGAAGTGTAAGAGGCTGATTATAGACGAGATCTCGATGGTGGACGGTAGTTACTTTGAG AAAATAGAAGCGGTCGCAAGATACGTGCGGAAGTCCGATAAACCATTCGGAGGAGTACAGTTAATCCTGTGCGGCGATTTTTTCCAGCTGCCGCCCGTTGTGAAGCAGGATCCGTCCGTTCGGAACGCTCTTAGCCAGGATGACAGCAAGGCGGTTCGTTTTGCGTTCGAAACAAAAGCATGGAAGGAGTGTGTGCAGCAATCCTATGAGCTCACCGTTGTCCATCGCCAAAAAGATCCCGCGTTCGTATCCATACTGAACAGTATTCGTATCGGCAGGGTGACGCCGGAAATCCGTGACCGTCTGGCTGCCACCTCTAAGCAGCGGATCGAGGTCGAAGGAATCCTTGCAACACAGCTATGTTCCCATACTAGCGACGCCGATCGAATTAACCAATCGAAGCTCAGCAATCTTCCAGGGGAAGACAAAACGTACATTGCCACTGACAGTGATAGTTATATGACTAAACAGCTGGACCAACAGGTTCAAGCCCCCGGGAAGTTAATTCTTAAACTAGGAGCGCAAGTGATGTTACTGAAAAACCTGAATATTAGTGAAGGTCTAGTAAACGGTGCCAGGGGGGTGGTGTTAAACTTTGTCCAGGGTTATCCGTTGATAAAATTCAAAAAGCGAGAGCTACTTGTTAAACCTGAAAAATGGTCAATTAAAACTGCCGGAGCGGTCATCGTCACACGTTCGCAGCTGCCCCTAAAGCTGGCGTGGGCATTCTCCATCCATAAATCTCAAGGTTTAACACTGGACTGTGTTGAGATGTCTCTCTCCAAGGTGTTCGAAGCGGGTCAAGCCTATGTGGCGTTGAGTCGAGCCCAGAGCTTGGACAGTTTGCGGGTGCTGTCGTTCGACGGCAAAGAAGTGTGGGCGAATCCTAAAGTGCTCGAATATTATCGCGATTTGCGGAGAGAGATTCGTGATCGGGAGTTAGTCACTCCCATGGCTGTGAGCAAGAAAAAAGACGGTGGGCTGAAGAAATCTCTCTCCTCAATGGGTCTGACCAAGTCGATGATGAGTAAACCGTTAGTTACGATCAACTAG